The following coding sequences are from one Microbacterium wangchenii window:
- a CDS encoding DEAD/DEAH box helicase encodes MPKNKKPAGGRPAQNFEPRYGDKPAFQDRKRRTDDARPAASRPGSKSPNHRGHRPAEAGTAEPKRRWTAQERAGRDEARAIRSTDRPRRSFDERPARSFDDRPARSYGDRPARSFDDRPRRDDRAARDDRPARSYGDRPARSFDDRPARSFDDRPRRDDRPARDDRPARSYGDRPARSFDDRPRRDDRPARDDRPARSYGDRPARSFDDRPRRDDRPARDDRPARSYDDRPARSYSDRPARDDRPARSYGDRPARSFDDRPRRDDRPARSFDDRPRRDFSDRPRRDAGPNRSDWKSETASKAHEQHVDVVHEKLQAEAVQTQETSDVTFTSLGLGDNIVRTLADLGAATPFPIQAATVAPILEGRDVLARGRTGSGKTIAFGAPLVESLLRAQAGQKRAFGRLPQALILAPTRELALQIDRTVQPIARSVGLFTTQIYGGVPQARQVGALRKGVDIIIGTPGRIEDLIRQGKLDLSDVRIVVLDEADHMSELGFLEPMQRILRLVQDGAQKLMFSATLDREVAALVDEFLVDPAVYEVAGETQESSTIDHRILVIDHRDKAEILTSLVDRDGKTLVFARTRAFAEMLAEQFDDAGISAVALHGDLNQAKRTRNLERLTSGRVSVLVATDVAARGIHVDDIDLVIQADAPDEYKTYLHRSGRTGRAGRAGTVVTLIPRQRRRRMTEMLQRAEIEAPFDEVRPGDDLLEQLRLGATADVADASEVSDASEVADVSEVSEVSEVADPAHVPA; translated from the coding sequence ATGCCCAAGAACAAGAAGCCGGCCGGCGGCCGGCCCGCCCAGAACTTCGAACCGCGCTACGGCGACAAGCCCGCGTTCCAGGACCGCAAGCGCCGCACCGATGACGCGCGGCCCGCAGCCTCGCGACCGGGCAGCAAGAGCCCGAACCACCGCGGTCACCGCCCCGCCGAGGCCGGCACCGCCGAGCCGAAGCGCCGCTGGACCGCACAGGAGCGTGCCGGTCGCGACGAGGCTCGCGCCATCCGGTCCACCGACCGTCCTCGTCGCTCCTTCGACGAGCGCCCGGCGCGTTCGTTCGATGACCGCCCGGCGCGTTCGTACGGCGACCGTCCGGCGCGCTCGTTCGATGACCGTCCGCGTCGGGATGACCGTGCGGCACGGGATGACCGTCCGGCGCGTTCGTACGGCGACCGCCCGGCGCGCTCGTTCGATGACCGTCCGGCGCGTTCGTTCGATGACCGTCCGCGTCGGGATGACCGTCCGGCCCGGGATGACCGTCCGGCGCGTTCGTACGGCGACCGTCCGGCGCGCTCGTTCGATGACCGTCCGCGCCGGGATGACCGTCCGGCTCGTGATGACCGTCCGGCGCGTTCGTACGGCGACCGTCCGGCGCGCTCGTTCGATGACCGTCCGCGCCGGGATGACCGCCCCGCTCGTGATGACCGTCCGGCCCGCTCGTACGACGACCGCCCGGCGCGGTCGTACAGCGACCGCCCGGCTCGTGATGACCGTCCGGCCCGTTCGTACGGCGACCGTCCGGCGCGTTCGTTCGATGACCGTCCCCGCCGGGATGACCGCCCCGCGCGGTCCTTCGACGACCGCCCGCGTCGCGACTTCTCCGACCGCCCCCGCCGCGATGCCGGACCGAACCGGTCCGATTGGAAGTCGGAGACGGCCTCGAAGGCGCACGAGCAGCACGTCGACGTCGTGCACGAGAAGCTTCAGGCCGAGGCCGTTCAGACGCAGGAGACGTCGGATGTGACGTTCACGAGCCTCGGGCTGGGCGACAACATCGTCCGCACGCTCGCCGACCTCGGTGCGGCCACGCCGTTCCCGATCCAGGCGGCGACCGTCGCCCCGATCCTCGAGGGCCGCGACGTTCTCGCACGCGGCCGTACCGGCTCGGGCAAGACGATCGCCTTCGGTGCCCCGCTCGTGGAGAGCCTCCTGCGCGCGCAGGCCGGTCAGAAGCGTGCCTTCGGTCGCCTGCCGCAGGCGCTCATCCTCGCTCCGACGCGCGAGCTCGCACTGCAGATCGATCGCACCGTGCAGCCCATCGCCCGCAGTGTGGGCCTGTTCACCACGCAGATCTACGGTGGCGTGCCGCAGGCCCGTCAGGTGGGCGCGCTCCGCAAGGGCGTCGACATCATCATCGGAACCCCGGGCCGTATCGAAGACCTCATCCGCCAGGGCAAGCTCGACCTCTCCGACGTGCGCATCGTCGTGCTGGATGAGGCCGATCACATGAGCGAGCTCGGATTCCTCGAGCCGATGCAGCGCATCCTCCGCCTCGTGCAGGACGGCGCGCAGAAGCTGATGTTCTCGGCGACGCTGGACCGTGAGGTCGCCGCGCTCGTGGACGAGTTCCTCGTGGACCCTGCGGTGTACGAGGTGGCCGGCGAGACGCAGGAGTCGAGCACCATCGACCACCGCATCCTCGTCATCGACCACCGTGACAAGGCCGAGATCCTCACCTCGCTGGTCGACCGCGACGGCAAGACGCTGGTCTTCGCCCGCACGCGCGCCTTCGCCGAGATGCTCGCCGAGCAGTTCGACGACGCCGGAATCTCGGCCGTCGCCCTGCACGGTGACCTCAACCAGGCCAAGCGCACGCGCAACCTGGAGCGGCTCACCTCGGGACGCGTCAGTGTCCTCGTGGCGACGGATGTGGCAGCCCGCGGCATCCACGTCGACGACATCGACCTGGTGATCCAGGCCGACGCTCCCGACGAGTACAAGACGTACCTGCACCGCTCAGGCCGTACCGGCCGCGCGGGTCGCGCGGGCACCGTCGTGACGCTCATCCCGCGTCAGCGCCGCCGCCGCATGACCGAGATGCTGCAGCGCGCCGAGATCGAGGCGCCGTTCGACGAGGTGCGCCCCGGCGACGACCTCCTCGAGCAGCTGCGCTTGGGCGCGACCGCCGACGTCGCCGACGCGTCCGAGGTGTCCGACGCATCCGAGGTCGCCGACGTGTCCGAGGTGTCCGAGGTGTCCGAGGTCGCCGACCCGGCCCACGTCCCCGCCTGA
- a CDS encoding beta-eliminating lyase-related protein — translation MTDTASTDDRRRMWDASRRAHHLLSGERPLTMTEQLERLTAGSADLDRRGDVYGDGVMRELEERIAAMLGMPDALWLPTGTMAQQIALRCWAERAGTTRVVLHPRHHTLLNEEDAVTALAALTPVFATEEPRYATAEETGAAARGAAAVVFEVPFQDLGYELPPWADFRAAVGAARAADAAVHLDGARLWDAAAVWRRDTAEVAALADSVYLSLYKAPGAMSGAALAGDAELIDRARTWRIRYGGQLFSAWPAVVGALRGLDERVSRVPMWTAHAGVIAGALDDVGMRPLPSAPRPREFFVRAEASAADMNRAVLEVTETTGWRFLHGWWAEEGGGALAEMTTADPALDWTADDVHRVGRLVADRAGGTR, via the coding sequence ATGACCGACACCGCTTCGACGGACGACCGCCGCCGCATGTGGGACGCGAGTCGCCGTGCCCACCACCTGCTCTCCGGCGAGCGGCCCCTCACGATGACCGAGCAGCTCGAGCGCCTGACCGCGGGGAGCGCCGACCTGGACCGGCGCGGAGACGTCTACGGAGATGGCGTCATGCGCGAGCTGGAGGAGCGCATCGCCGCGATGCTCGGCATGCCGGATGCGCTGTGGCTGCCCACCGGCACGATGGCGCAGCAGATCGCCCTCCGCTGCTGGGCGGAGCGGGCCGGCACGACGCGGGTGGTGCTGCATCCGCGTCACCACACCCTGCTGAACGAGGAGGACGCGGTCACCGCGCTCGCGGCATTGACCCCCGTGTTCGCGACGGAGGAACCGCGCTACGCCACCGCCGAGGAGACGGGGGCGGCCGCGCGAGGTGCCGCGGCCGTCGTGTTCGAGGTGCCTTTCCAGGACCTCGGATACGAACTGCCGCCGTGGGCCGACTTCCGTGCCGCCGTCGGGGCGGCCCGCGCGGCCGACGCCGCCGTGCACCTCGACGGCGCGCGCCTGTGGGACGCCGCGGCGGTGTGGCGACGGGATACCGCCGAGGTCGCCGCACTCGCCGACTCGGTCTACCTCTCCCTGTACAAGGCGCCGGGAGCGATGTCGGGGGCCGCCCTGGCGGGCGACGCGGAGCTCATCGATCGCGCGCGCACGTGGCGGATCCGCTACGGCGGGCAACTCTTCTCAGCCTGGCCCGCGGTCGTCGGCGCGCTGCGCGGCCTCGATGAGCGCGTCTCGCGCGTACCGATGTGGACGGCCCACGCCGGTGTGATCGCCGGCGCTCTCGACGACGTCGGGATGCGGCCGCTCCCCTCCGCTCCCCGGCCCCGCGAGTTCTTCGTCCGCGCCGAGGCGAGCGCAGCCGACATGAACCGCGCGGTGCTGGAGGTCACAGAGACCACCGGATGGCGCTTCCTGCACGGATGGTGGGCGGAGGAGGGGGGCGGCGCGCTGGCGGAGATGACGACCGCCGATCCGGCGCTGGACTGGACGGCCGACGACGTCCACCGCGTCGGCAGGCTCGTCGCCGACCGCGCAGGCGGCACACGATGA
- a CDS encoding Rv2578c family radical SAM protein: MRWQGQQLGVDDPSALPGMERMDGLVRSVTTPEFAGMTFHEVLCKTALNRVPGASAMPFDWTVNPYRGCSHACTYCFARGTHEYLDLDAGSDFDSQIVVKVNVADVLRTELRRGSWTRDPVMLGTNTDPYQRAEGRYRIMPQIASALTESGTPFSILTKGSLLRRDLPLLTDAAASVRVSLAMSIAVFDDVLQKSMEPGTPTAQARLDTVKAATEAGFRVTVFLMPVLPHLTDSVAALDDALRRIREAGADRVVYGALHLRPGVKPWFFAWLEREHPELVSSYRGLYPGVSSQAPKGYRKWLATRVRPLLRLHRLDGRDEDDHPRGRPVPGLADRALRPVEGDPGALRGLGPVQETRPRVAPASAPTLF, encoded by the coding sequence ATGAGGTGGCAAGGGCAGCAGCTGGGAGTCGACGACCCGTCCGCTCTCCCGGGCATGGAGCGGATGGACGGCCTCGTCCGCTCGGTCACGACACCGGAGTTCGCCGGCATGACCTTCCACGAAGTGCTGTGCAAGACGGCGCTGAACCGCGTGCCCGGCGCATCCGCCATGCCGTTCGACTGGACGGTGAATCCGTACCGCGGATGCAGCCACGCCTGCACGTACTGCTTCGCCCGCGGGACCCACGAGTACCTCGATCTGGACGCCGGCAGCGATTTCGACTCTCAGATCGTGGTCAAGGTCAACGTCGCCGACGTGCTGCGCACCGAGCTGCGGCGCGGCTCGTGGACGCGAGACCCGGTGATGCTCGGCACCAACACCGACCCGTACCAGCGCGCCGAGGGGCGCTATCGGATCATGCCGCAGATCGCATCGGCGCTGACCGAGTCGGGCACGCCGTTCTCGATCCTCACCAAAGGTTCGCTGCTGCGGCGCGATCTGCCGCTGCTCACGGATGCGGCGGCGTCGGTGCGCGTCTCGCTGGCCATGTCGATCGCGGTGTTCGACGATGTGCTGCAGAAGTCGATGGAACCGGGGACGCCGACCGCGCAGGCACGCCTGGACACCGTGAAGGCGGCCACCGAGGCGGGATTCCGGGTGACTGTCTTCCTCATGCCGGTCCTGCCCCATCTCACCGACTCGGTCGCGGCGCTCGACGACGCGCTGCGTCGCATCCGCGAAGCCGGAGCCGACCGCGTCGTATACGGCGCGCTGCATCTGCGCCCGGGCGTGAAACCGTGGTTCTTCGCATGGCTGGAGCGGGAGCATCCGGAGCTCGTCTCCTCGTACCGCGGCCTGTATCCCGGGGTCTCGTCGCAGGCACCGAAGGGGTACCGGAAGTGGCTCGCCACCCGGGTGCGGCCGTTGCTGCGGCTGCATCGCCTGGACGGGCGCGATGAGGACGACCATCCGCGCGGCCGGCCCGTGCCAGGCCTCGCCGATCGCGCCCTGCGCCCGGTCGAGGGCGATCCGGGCGCGTTGCGGGGCCTCGGGCCGGTGCAGGAGACGCGGCCGCGGGTCGCACCCGCCAGCGCGCCCACCCTTTTCTGA
- a CDS encoding M15 family metallopeptidase yields the protein MTAPDPHTLTRRALREAAQRSARTRVTAPAQHARRRRPGMRVVVALSGALLLATGAAAATGAALTAPALAEPAAAPSSAAPQETVEALIQPIPAEGLPTPVMSPAPTGGTTGGGTLCEDPALAAAVAAGDDAAAIAAAGGPELFRSAVATGTAPCIRLDDPARVWVVINKQRPYVPIDVEPNPLRAPEGVRTLADTALREDAASALSALVQAAAGAGAGEIAVESAYRSYATQRSTYGGHAADRGVEGADLVSARPGFSEHQSGLTADVVPCDGSCATIDDLAGSPQGRWIAEHAWEYGWIVRYVEGRTDVTGYMPEPWHLRYIGPDLARTYHEGGWTTLEEFFGLPPAPGYAQ from the coding sequence GTGACGGCACCCGACCCGCACACCCTGACGCGCCGCGCGCTTCGCGAGGCCGCGCAGCGGAGTGCCCGCACCCGCGTGACGGCGCCTGCGCAGCACGCACGCCGCCGGCGACCCGGGATGCGCGTCGTCGTGGCGCTCTCCGGAGCCCTCCTGCTCGCAACGGGCGCCGCCGCGGCGACCGGCGCCGCCCTCACCGCCCCGGCCCTGGCCGAACCGGCGGCGGCGCCGTCGAGCGCGGCCCCGCAGGAGACGGTGGAGGCGCTCATCCAGCCCATCCCGGCCGAAGGGCTTCCCACGCCCGTGATGTCGCCCGCGCCGACCGGCGGCACGACCGGAGGTGGGACGCTGTGCGAGGACCCCGCACTCGCCGCCGCCGTGGCAGCCGGCGACGACGCCGCGGCGATCGCGGCCGCCGGGGGTCCCGAGCTGTTCCGCTCCGCGGTGGCGACCGGGACGGCGCCGTGCATCCGGCTGGACGATCCGGCCCGCGTGTGGGTGGTCATCAACAAGCAGCGCCCCTACGTCCCCATCGACGTCGAGCCGAACCCGCTGCGCGCGCCCGAGGGCGTGCGCACCCTCGCCGACACCGCGCTGCGAGAGGATGCGGCATCCGCCCTGAGCGCGCTCGTCCAGGCGGCGGCCGGCGCCGGTGCGGGCGAGATCGCCGTGGAGAGCGCGTACCGCTCGTACGCGACGCAGCGCAGCACCTACGGGGGGCACGCCGCCGACCGCGGCGTGGAGGGCGCCGACCTCGTCAGCGCGCGGCCGGGCTTCAGCGAGCACCAGTCCGGCCTCACGGCGGATGTCGTCCCGTGCGACGGCTCGTGCGCGACGATCGACGACCTCGCCGGCTCCCCACAGGGGCGGTGGATCGCCGAGCACGCGTGGGAGTACGGCTGGATCGTGCGGTACGTCGAGGGCCGGACGGATGTGACCGGATACATGCCCGAGCCCTGGCACCTCCGGTACATCGGACCCGACCTCGCGCGCACGTACCACGAGGGCGGGTGGACCACCCTCGAGGAGTTCTTCGGCCTGCCTCCGGCCCCCGGCTACGCGCAGTAG
- a CDS encoding acyl-CoA dehydrogenase family protein: MDRDIYDEDHEAFRDVVREFVKRYVSNQARERWDAEGEIDRETMLAAGQSGLIGLSVPEEFGGAGMLQDYRFRTIVMEEVIRAGAGSLAGAFGIQDDLAVPYLAHFGTPQQKQKWLPGMATGEVIGALAMTEPGAGSDLRGVTTTAKKVDGGYLVNGAKTFISSGKTADLVVTFVKTGEGNRPDAFSLVLIENGMAGFEHGKKLHKMGFQGHDTAELSFSDVFVPEENLIGGEEGHGFIQLMRNLPLERLSIGVAAAAAADAGLAWTLEYVKSREAFGTPVIDFQNTRFRLADVATTVDVLWAYVDRAIALYGEGKLTPEEAAKVKFWTTEREGEVLDTCVQLHGGYGYITEYPIARAYLDARVHRIYGGTNEIMREIVGRQLAGRR; encoded by the coding sequence ATGGACCGCGACATCTACGACGAAGACCACGAGGCGTTCCGCGACGTGGTGCGCGAATTCGTCAAGCGCTACGTCTCCAACCAGGCGCGCGAGCGCTGGGACGCCGAAGGGGAGATCGACCGCGAGACGATGCTCGCGGCGGGCCAGTCCGGCCTCATCGGCCTGTCGGTGCCGGAGGAGTTCGGCGGCGCGGGGATGCTGCAGGACTACCGCTTCCGCACGATCGTGATGGAGGAGGTCATCCGCGCCGGTGCCGGTTCGCTCGCCGGCGCCTTCGGCATCCAGGACGACCTCGCGGTGCCCTACCTCGCCCACTTCGGTACGCCGCAGCAGAAGCAGAAGTGGCTGCCCGGCATGGCGACCGGTGAGGTGATCGGCGCCCTCGCGATGACCGAGCCCGGCGCCGGCAGCGACCTGCGCGGCGTGACCACGACGGCGAAGAAGGTCGACGGCGGATACCTCGTCAATGGCGCCAAGACGTTCATCTCCAGCGGCAAGACCGCCGACCTCGTCGTCACCTTCGTCAAGACGGGCGAGGGCAACCGCCCGGATGCGTTCAGCCTGGTGCTCATCGAGAACGGCATGGCGGGCTTCGAGCACGGCAAGAAGCTGCACAAGATGGGCTTCCAGGGCCACGACACCGCGGAGCTGTCCTTCAGCGACGTCTTCGTGCCCGAGGAGAACCTCATCGGCGGTGAGGAGGGGCACGGCTTCATCCAGCTCATGCGCAACCTGCCGCTCGAGCGCCTCTCGATCGGTGTCGCCGCCGCCGCGGCCGCGGACGCCGGCCTCGCGTGGACGCTGGAGTACGTCAAGAGCCGCGAGGCGTTCGGCACGCCCGTCATCGACTTCCAGAACACGCGGTTCCGGCTCGCGGATGTCGCGACCACCGTCGACGTGCTCTGGGCGTACGTCGATCGCGCGATCGCCCTGTACGGCGAGGGCAAGCTCACGCCCGAGGAGGCCGCGAAGGTCAAGTTCTGGACGACCGAGCGCGAGGGCGAGGTCCTCGACACGTGCGTGCAGCTGCACGGCGGCTACGGGTACATCACGGAGTACCCCATCGCCCGGGCCTACCTCGACGCGCGCGTGCACCGCATCTACGGCGGCACGAACGAGATCATGCGCGAGATCGTCGGCCGCCAGCTCGCCGGGCGGCGCTGA